A portion of the Edaphobacter lichenicola genome contains these proteins:
- a CDS encoding phosphoenolpyruvate carboxykinase (ATP): MRIVVDESSPQAAERPHFRGLHHVVTASFGSSNIFIFDVLRRKLSASVSGVVARDYQFWKEKLIPITLGILGAAIGLVPMHCACLESDGDGLLIAGASGAGKSTLSVALSQGGFNYVSDDWTYLSQRNEKLVAHGTSAPVKLLPDAINHFRTLQDFSLQTSMNGELAYEVNIAETFGARTELGCEPRWLVFLERASRPGGNFTPMSSAAARTYLYSSVERLPVQLSEAAAKREQIIEKVSQLPSWRFSYGGTPKFGTEQLREFIALRRREVYA; the protein is encoded by the coding sequence ATGCGAATTGTCGTTGATGAGTCTTCGCCTCAAGCTGCCGAGCGGCCTCATTTTCGGGGATTGCATCACGTCGTTACGGCGAGCTTCGGGAGTTCGAACATCTTTATCTTTGATGTTTTGCGCCGGAAACTCAGCGCAAGTGTCTCAGGCGTTGTTGCGCGGGACTATCAGTTCTGGAAGGAAAAGCTGATCCCGATTACCCTCGGCATTCTTGGCGCAGCTATCGGCCTGGTTCCGATGCACTGTGCGTGTCTTGAGTCTGACGGCGATGGCTTACTGATCGCAGGAGCGTCGGGCGCAGGTAAATCTACGCTTTCTGTGGCACTTTCACAGGGTGGCTTCAACTACGTCTCCGACGACTGGACTTATCTGTCACAGCGGAATGAAAAGCTCGTTGCTCACGGCACATCCGCACCGGTGAAACTGCTACCTGATGCAATCAACCACTTTCGAACCTTGCAGGATTTTAGTCTGCAGACATCAATGAATGGCGAACTGGCATACGAGGTCAATATTGCGGAAACCTTTGGCGCTCGAACAGAGCTTGGGTGCGAGCCGCGCTGGTTAGTTTTTCTGGAGAGGGCGTCTCGCCCTGGTGGTAATTTCACTCCGATGTCGTCTGCGGCGGCGCGAACCTACCTCTATTCTAGTGTGGAAAGACTACCTGTTCAGTTGTCCGAAGCAGCGGCGAAGCGGGAACAGATCATCGAAAAAGTTTCACAGCTGCCGTCCTGGCGCTTTAGTTACGGGGGCACCCCAAAGTTCGGCACAGAGCAGCTTCGCGAGTTTATTGCGCTTCGCAGGCGTGAGGTTTACGCATGA
- a CDS encoding B12-binding domain-containing radical SAM protein — MPKSRKIVFFFPSFASSDATAPLGILAVATPLIRAGYQVVLIDSTITPNYKKRVLEEVRDAICLGISLVTGPMIRETVEIAKAIKAWNADFPIVLGGWHPSLLPTQTLQAPYIDYVVCGQGEDSFLELVGHIENRSAPDFVAGIGFKRDNKLTFTPERTLKPIVDQLPKAYHIADFDAYERMCGRRWAMYTSSLACPFDCAYCTNGAVYKRKWNALPAEQFVEETVDLSRRYNLNMLWIVDDNFLVDLDRARAIGEGLVRAGAEFQWSIQATTNLTSRLSLEDLKLLRRSGLHQICQGVDSGSPKILKAMNKTFQNFEDIYESAARCLAAGMRPSFNIIFAYPGEGQKERRETMNFIMDVCRRFPGTEFWTNIFTPYPGTNVMNRADELGIEAPDSLEKWAEFFPRYTKLPWLNGRDHEELQIMRDYLRIAFDRIPIGVDRRTRITRLAQKCISFPARFRLDHSLYRFPVELWLNDKLKERTAGFKPVVDARRLEPNPEPVEAAC; from the coding sequence TTGCCCAAGTCCCGCAAAATTGTCTTCTTCTTTCCGTCCTTTGCAAGCTCCGACGCAACGGCCCCTCTGGGCATTCTGGCTGTCGCTACGCCCTTGATCCGTGCTGGCTACCAGGTGGTCTTGATCGATTCAACCATCACTCCGAACTACAAGAAGCGTGTGCTCGAAGAGGTGCGTGATGCAATCTGTCTCGGAATCTCGTTGGTAACTGGGCCAATGATTCGAGAGACTGTAGAAATTGCTAAAGCCATCAAAGCCTGGAATGCCGACTTTCCTATCGTGCTTGGCGGATGGCACCCATCGCTTCTTCCCACGCAGACTTTACAGGCACCTTACATCGATTATGTCGTTTGTGGGCAGGGCGAAGATTCTTTTCTCGAACTGGTAGGCCATATTGAGAATCGTTCCGCGCCTGACTTTGTAGCCGGCATCGGATTTAAACGAGATAACAAGCTCACGTTCACTCCAGAACGCACTCTCAAACCCATCGTTGACCAACTTCCGAAGGCCTACCACATCGCAGACTTTGATGCGTATGAGCGCATGTGCGGCAGACGCTGGGCGATGTACACCTCTAGCCTGGCTTGCCCATTCGATTGCGCCTACTGCACCAATGGAGCGGTCTACAAACGTAAGTGGAACGCGCTGCCAGCGGAGCAGTTTGTGGAGGAGACTGTCGATCTCAGTCGCCGCTACAACCTCAATATGCTCTGGATTGTGGATGACAATTTTCTTGTCGATCTGGACCGCGCCCGCGCAATCGGCGAGGGCCTAGTCCGCGCCGGGGCAGAGTTTCAGTGGAGCATTCAGGCAACTACAAATCTGACCTCACGACTCTCTCTTGAAGATCTGAAGCTCTTGCGCCGCAGCGGCCTACATCAGATCTGTCAGGGCGTGGATTCAGGATCTCCGAAGATTCTGAAGGCAATGAACAAGACCTTTCAGAACTTTGAGGACATCTACGAAAGTGCGGCACGCTGCCTGGCAGCAGGCATGCGCCCGTCCTTCAACATTATCTTTGCTTATCCAGGAGAAGGCCAAAAAGAGCGAAGGGAGACCATGAACTTCATCATGGATGTCTGCCGGCGCTTTCCGGGCACCGAATTCTGGACCAATATCTTCACTCCGTACCCGGGCACGAATGTTATGAACCGGGCAGATGAGCTTGGCATCGAAGCTCCTGACTCTCTCGAAAAGTGGGCCGAGTTTTTTCCACGTTACACGAAGCTGCCGTGGCTGAACGGACGCGATCATGAAGAGTTACAAATTATGCGCGACTACCTGCGTATCGCTTTCGATCGCATTCCGATAGGGGTAGACCGGCGCACCCGTATTACCCGTCTGGCACAAAAGTGTATCTCGTTTCCCGCTCGTTTCCGGCTTGATCATAGTCTGTATCGCTTTCCAGTGGAACTTTGGCTCAATGACAAGCTCAAGGAAAGGACTGCCGGCTTCAAGCCTGTCGTAGACGCACGTCGCCTGGAGCCCAACCCTGAGCCAGTTGAGGCCGCATGCTGA